GACTTCCCTCACCGTCGCGGCACCCCGGCCGAAGGTGGCGGGCCCGCGGACCGGTGAGCGGCGCCCCCCCGCCCGGGGTGGTGGGAGGCCACGGACCGGTGAGCGGCGTCACGGGCGTGGCGGCGGGGTTCGCGGCGAGGCAGCATGGACGGGTGACGGACACCTTCGACGCGTTGACGGACCTGGTGGCGCCGGGCGGGGTGGTGGTGCTCAGCGGGGCCGGGTTGTCCACCGAGTCGGGCATCCCGGACTACCGGGGGCCCAGCGGCGCGGCCCGCCGGCACACCCCGATGACGTTCCAGGCGTTCACCCGGGACGGGGACGCGCGGCGGCGGTACTGGGCGCGCAGCCACCTGGGGTGGCGAATGATCGCCCGGGCGGCGCCGAACGACGGGCACCGGGCGGTGGCGCGGTTGCAGGCCGCCGGTCTGGTCACCGGGGTGATCACGCAGAACGTCGACGGTCTGCACCAGGCGGCGGGCAGCGCCGGGGTGGTCGAGTTGCACGGCCGCCTGGACGAGGTGGTCTGCCTGGACTGCGGGAACCTGACGTCGCGGGAGGAGCTGGACCGGCGGTTGCGGGAGGCCAATCCGGGGTTCGACGCGCAGGTGGCGGTGGTGAACCCGGACGGTGACGTGGAGCTGCCCGACGAGGCGGTGGCCGGGTTCCGTCCGGTGGACTGCGGGATCTGCGGGACGGGCATGCTGAAACCGGACGTGGTGTTCTTCGGTGAGACGGTGCCGGCGGCCCGGGTGGCGGAGTGTTTCACGCTGGTGGAGCAGGCGCGGGCGCTACTGGTGCTTGGGTCGTCGTTGACGGTGATGTCGGGTCGCCGGTTCGTCATCCGCGCCGCGAAGCAGGGCATCCCGGTGGCGATCGTGAACCAGGGGGCGACCCGCGGCGACGGGCACGCCACCCTCACCCTGGACGTGCCGCTGGGGCGGACGCTGTCGGCGCTGGCCGACCGGGTCGCCGCGGCGGTCCCGTCGCCGGGGCGCGGCGGGGACGTGTCGGCGGCGGTGGTGGAGCCGGCGGCGGTGTAGGCCGGGGTACGACATCCGGCGGGATCGGCGGCGCTGGTAGCGTTGACCATGCCGGTACCACCCACGTGGGAGAGACCGCCCGGCAGTGCTGGGGCGGCGCCGAAGGGGCAGCTTCCTCCCCGGAACCTCTCAGGCAGAAGGACCACGTGGGCAGGCACTGTGGAGCGCCGTCGGGCGTGACTCAGGGGGAGGCCGACTTGTCGACCTCGCCCGCAGGAGCGCCCCCATGAGCACAGAGCAGTTCGCCGACCGGCACATCGGTCCCGTCGCGGACGACGAGCGCCGGATGCTGGAGGCCGTCGGTTACAGCTCGGTCGACGAGTTGATGGACGCGGCGATCCCCGAGGTGATCCGCTGGCACGGCACCCTGGACCTGCCCGCCCCGGCCAGTGAGCACGACGCGCTGGCGGAGCTGCGGGCGCTGGCGGCCCGTAACACCGTCGCGGTGTCGATGATCGGGTTGGGCTACCACGGCACGCACACCCCGGCGGTGATCCGCCGTAACGTGCTGGAGAGCCCCGCCTGGTACACGGCGTACACGCCGTATCAGCCGGAGATCAGCCAGGGTCGGCTGGAGGCGCTGCTGAACTTCCAGACCATGGTGACCGACCTGACCGGGTTGGCGACGGCGAACGCGTCGATGCTCGACGAGGGCACCGCCGCGGCGGAGGCGATGACCCTCGCCCGCCGCGCATCCAAGGTCAAGAGTCCGGTGTACGTGGTCGACGCGGACACGCTGCCGCAGACCATCGCGGTGATCACCAGCCGGGCCGAGCCGCTCGGCATCGACGTGCGGGTGCTCGACGTGGAGCGCGACGAGCTGCCGGGGGAGTTCTTCGGTCTGCACCTGCAGTACCCGGGCGCGTCGGGCGCGGTGCGGGACCACCGGCCGCTGGTGGAGGCGGCGCACCGCGTCGGTGCGCTGGTGACCGTGGCGGCGGACCTGCTGGCGTTGACGCTGCTGCGTCCGCCGGGGGAGATCGGCGTGGACATCGCCGCAGGCACCACCCAGCGGTTCGGTGTGCCGATGGGGTTCGGTGGGCCGCACGCCGGCTACCTGGCGGTGCGGTCGGGTCTGGAGCGGATGCTGCCGGGCCGGCTGGTGGGCGTGTCGAAGGACGCGGACGGCGCGGCGGCGTACCGGCTGGCGTTGCAGACGCGGGAGCAGCACATCCGGCGGGAGAAGGCGACCAGCAACATCTGCACCGCGCAGGTGCTGCTGGCGGTGATGGCCGGCATGTACGCCGTGTACCACGGGCCGGACGGGTTGCGGCGCATCGCGGGGCGTACCCGGGGCATGGCGGCGCGGCTCGCGGCGGGGTTGCGCGCCGGTGGCGTGCGGGTCGCGGACGTCGCGTTCTTCGACACCGTCACCGCGGTAGTGCCGGGTCGGGCGGCCGAGGTGGTCGCGGCCGCCGCGCAGCGGAACGTGAACCTGCGGCTGGTCGACGCCGACCGGGTCGGCATCTCCTGCGACGAGACCACCACCGGCGGGCACCTGGCGGCGGTGTGGGCGGCGTTCGGCGTCGACGGCGTCGACGGTGACGTCGAGTCCGCGTTGCCGGAGGCGTTGGTGCGTACGTCGGACTTCCTGACCCACCCGGTGTTCCGCAGCCACCACTCGGAGACGGCGATGCTGCGGTACCTGCGGCGGTTGTCGGACTTCGACTACGCCCTGGACCGGGGCATGATCCCGCTGGGGTCGTGCACGATGA
This genomic interval from Micromonospora sp. CCTCC AA 2012012 contains the following:
- a CDS encoding NAD-dependent protein deacetylase; amino-acid sequence: MTDTFDALTDLVAPGGVVVLSGAGLSTESGIPDYRGPSGAARRHTPMTFQAFTRDGDARRRYWARSHLGWRMIARAAPNDGHRAVARLQAAGLVTGVITQNVDGLHQAAGSAGVVELHGRLDEVVCLDCGNLTSREELDRRLREANPGFDAQVAVVNPDGDVELPDEAVAGFRPVDCGICGTGMLKPDVVFFGETVPAARVAECFTLVEQARALLVLGSSLTVMSGRRFVIRAAKQGIPVAIVNQGATRGDGHATLTLDVPLGRTLSALADRVAAAVPSPGRGGDVSAAVVEPAAV
- the gcvP gene encoding aminomethyl-transferring glycine dehydrogenase; translated protein: MSTEQFADRHIGPVADDERRMLEAVGYSSVDELMDAAIPEVIRWHGTLDLPAPASEHDALAELRALAARNTVAVSMIGLGYHGTHTPAVIRRNVLESPAWYTAYTPYQPEISQGRLEALLNFQTMVTDLTGLATANASMLDEGTAAAEAMTLARRASKVKSPVYVVDADTLPQTIAVITSRAEPLGIDVRVLDVERDELPGEFFGLHLQYPGASGAVRDHRPLVEAAHRVGALVTVAADLLALTLLRPPGEIGVDIAAGTTQRFGVPMGFGGPHAGYLAVRSGLERMLPGRLVGVSKDADGAAAYRLALQTREQHIRREKATSNICTAQVLLAVMAGMYAVYHGPDGLRRIAGRTRGMAARLAAGLRAGGVRVADVAFFDTVTAVVPGRAAEVVAAAAQRNVNLRLVDADRVGISCDETTTGGHLAAVWAAFGVDGVDGDVESALPEALVRTSDFLTHPVFRSHHSETAMLRYLRRLSDFDYALDRGMIPLGSCTMKLNATTEMEPVSWPEFAHIHPFAPAAQTAGYRDMIAQLEGWLAEVTGYDAVSVQPNAGSQGELAGLLAIRAYHKGRGEGHRDVCLIPSSAHGTNAASAVMAGMRVVVVACDDDGNVDLVDLDTKIDKHRDALAAIMVTYPSTHGVYETGIASLCAKVHDAGGQVYVDGANLNALVGFAKPGKFGADVSHLNLHKTFCIPHGGGGPGVGPVAVRAHLAPYLPGDPLAAHADERPAISAANHGSAGILPIPWAYLRMMGASGLTRATGVAVLAANYVAARLRGHFPVLYAGNKGLVAHECILDLRPLTRSTGVTVDDVAKRLIDYGFHAPTMSFPVAGTLMVEPTESEDLAELDRFCDAMIAIRAEIDKVGSGEWPAGDNPLANAPHTAAMVSADEWPHPYPRSVGAYPGGTDRAGKYWPPVRRIDGAYGDRNLVCSCPAPEAFES